In Clostridium sp. DL-VIII, the following proteins share a genomic window:
- a CDS encoding IS701 family transposase, translating into MPFRHRTNVGKFLSKSPWNEDFVERALRNLVIKKIWEISKATGKPIYVAIDDTISERTVPSSKAVKPIEKCSFHNSHLKHKTVYGHQLVTVMLICDDVVMPYSISIYDKKIKSKIQMAIELINSLPSPKNEGYVLCDSWYSCKKIFNASKKAGFKYVGGLRTNRVIYPTNHERLGIKLNAFGKTLTKEDVDLVKVGNSEYYVYSYKGKLNDLKEALIILSWPKEALFKDGCLRAFISPDSNMSLLELLNHYKHRWPIEIFFRESKKKLGLDDYQIRSEKSIKRYLLIMMITYVYCGLEVSEDTLKFSDGLKNARVQLEAEKITFIYEKTQAGEPIDTILELFNVA; encoded by the coding sequence ATGCCTTTCAGGCATAGGACGAATGTAGGAAAATTCTTATCTAAAAGTCCTTGGAATGAAGACTTTGTTGAAAGAGCACTCCGTAATTTGGTTATAAAAAAGATTTGGGAAATTTCTAAAGCAACTGGAAAACCAATCTATGTCGCTATAGATGATACTATCTCGGAAAGGACTGTGCCCTCGTCAAAGGCAGTAAAACCTATTGAAAAGTGTAGTTTTCATAATTCTCATTTAAAACATAAAACTGTTTACGGACATCAATTAGTAACTGTTATGCTTATTTGTGATGATGTTGTTATGCCATACTCAATATCTATTTACGACAAAAAGATTAAGAGTAAAATTCAAATGGCTATTGAGCTTATAAATTCCTTACCATCTCCAAAAAATGAAGGATATGTTTTGTGTGATAGCTGGTATAGTTGTAAAAAGATTTTTAATGCTTCTAAAAAAGCTGGTTTCAAATATGTAGGTGGATTACGTACTAACAGAGTAATTTATCCTACTAATCATGAAAGACTTGGTATTAAGCTTAACGCTTTCGGGAAAACACTAACTAAAGAGGATGTCGACCTAGTTAAAGTTGGCAACTCAGAGTATTATGTATATTCCTATAAAGGAAAGTTAAATGATTTAAAAGAAGCCTTAATAATTCTAAGTTGGCCTAAAGAAGCTCTTTTTAAAGATGGCTGTTTAAGAGCTTTTATAAGTCCTGATTCTAATATGTCATTATTGGAATTGCTAAACCACTACAAACATAGGTGGCCGATCGAAATTTTCTTTAGAGAATCTAAGAAAAAACTAGGATTAGATGATTATCAAATTCGCAGTGAAAAAAGTATAAAAAGATATCTGCTTATTATGATGATTACATATGTTTATTGTGGATTAGAAGTATCCGAAGATACTTTAAAATTTAGTGATGGATTAAAAAATGCTAGAGTTCAATTAGAGGCCGAAAAAATAACTTTCATTTATGAAAAAACTCAAGCTGGAGAGCCTATTGATACCATTTTAGAGCTTTTCAATGTTGCATAA
- a CDS encoding NADH:flavin oxidoreductase, whose translation MDILKKLFSEFSIKNVQIKNRICVPPMVVPFASDGFVTPENIERYKQLAQGGTGLIIQEATCVNKNGLLAEKQIGIWSDEQIDGLKSIVDTVHKEDCAIFVQIHHAGVTGISESPLCPSAYEYKTSAGSVIGHEMTTEEIKSIQSDFIEAARRAYEAGYDGIELHGCHGYLISQFLNKNVNKRTDEYGSSPEKFVIEIIEGIRKVTPKEFVVGIRLGGFEPTIEDGLHYAKVLEKNDVDFLDVSYGFFNEQEVNISNDYKYSAPVYAAEKIKAEVSIPVFAVYGINSPELAEEILNETNVDLVDIARGTLINPNWANDAKAGKDTGKCLNCSKCMWFGQSDICGGKALLEKNNK comes from the coding sequence GTGGATATTTTGAAAAAGTTATTCTCAGAATTCAGTATTAAAAATGTACAAATTAAAAATCGTATTTGTGTTCCTCCAATGGTGGTTCCATTTGCTAGCGATGGATTTGTAACCCCTGAAAATATCGAGCGTTATAAACAATTAGCACAAGGTGGGACTGGACTTATAATCCAAGAAGCTACCTGTGTTAACAAAAATGGATTATTAGCAGAAAAGCAGATTGGAATATGGAGCGATGAACAAATTGATGGTTTAAAAAGCATAGTTGATACAGTTCATAAAGAAGATTGTGCGATATTTGTTCAAATTCATCATGCAGGCGTTACTGGAATATCAGAAAGCCCACTATGTCCAAGCGCCTATGAATATAAAACCTCCGCTGGAAGTGTTATTGGACACGAAATGACTACAGAAGAAATTAAATCTATTCAAAGCGACTTCATCGAAGCTGCAAGAAGAGCTTATGAAGCTGGATATGATGGTATTGAGCTTCATGGTTGTCACGGATATTTGATTAGCCAATTCTTAAATAAAAACGTAAATAAGAGAACTGATGAGTATGGCAGCTCTCCTGAAAAGTTTGTAATAGAAATAATAGAAGGTATTAGAAAAGTAACTCCAAAGGAATTCGTTGTTGGAATACGTTTAGGTGGATTTGAGCCTACAATCGAAGATGGATTACATTATGCTAAAGTACTGGAGAAAAATGATGTAGATTTCCTTGATGTTTCATATGGATTTTTTAATGAACAGGAAGTTAATATAAGTAATGACTATAAATATTCTGCTCCTGTTTATGCTGCTGAAAAAATAAAAGCCGAAGTTTCAATTCCTGTATTTGCAGTTTACGGAATCAATTCGCCAGAACTTGCTGAAGAGATATTAAATGAAACTAATGTAGATCTTGTAGATATTGCTAGAGGAACTCTTATAAATCCTAATTGGGCAAATGACGCGAAAGCTGGTAAAGACACTGGTAAATGCTTAAACTGCTCAAAATGCATGTGGTTTGGTCAATCTGACATATGTGGTGGAAAAGCTTTATTAGAGAAGAATAATAAATAA
- a CDS encoding GntR family transcriptional regulator, giving the protein MNMTLEPGMNVSVQKLSERYGVSRTPVREAIVRLQQSGLVEIYPQRKTVVSKIDLERVYEEWFIRTSLESAVVDAFIRRCSELVADTMQELISNQKKYLDKEYFGEFYSKDNRFHQLIFETAGQALSWKTIENVASHYNRIRLLHGKINGVGSIIDEHQRMVTAARKRETEAMRKAIMEYSNNFLEQVKSMSKQYPNFFSNYFEQP; this is encoded by the coding sequence ATGAATATGACACTGGAACCAGGAATGAACGTTAGTGTGCAGAAACTTTCAGAGCGCTATGGTGTTAGTAGAACTCCAGTACGTGAGGCTATAGTTCGTCTTCAACAGTCAGGTTTGGTGGAAATATATCCACAGCGAAAAACTGTTGTATCAAAGATTGATTTGGAAAGAGTTTACGAAGAGTGGTTTATTAGAACTTCGCTGGAGTCTGCTGTAGTGGATGCATTTATTCGTCGTTGCAGTGAACTTGTGGCAGATACAATGCAGGAGCTTATAAGTAATCAGAAAAAATATTTAGATAAGGAATATTTTGGAGAGTTTTATTCAAAAGATAACCGCTTTCATCAGCTTATCTTTGAAACAGCAGGGCAGGCATTATCTTGGAAGACTATTGAAAATGTAGCTTCTCATTATAATCGTATCCGCCTATTGCATGGTAAGATTAATGGTGTAGGATCTATTATTGATGAACACCAAAGAATGGTTACAGCAGCTCGTAAGCGTGAAACTGAAGCAATGCGAAAAGCTATTATGGAATATTCAAACAATTTTTTAGAGCAGGTAAAAAGCATGTCAAAACAGTATCCAAATTTTTTTTCTAATTACTTTGAGCAACCATAA
- a CDS encoding hydantoinase/oxoprolinase family protein, with amino-acid sequence MGRKVRMGIDVGGTHTKAVAIDNETHDIIGKSSVKTTHDDRRGVAAGVVKCFENCLTENDIKPEDVIFVAHSTTQATNALIEGDVAKVGIVGMAKGGFEGFLAKKQTKLNNIDLGNGKEIKIINSFMKTKGLNEESVKQVIDDITNQGAQVVVSSMAFGVDDGRPEKIVYEVADKKGIPTTMASDITKLYGLTRRTRTAAINASILPKMLDTANSTESSVREAGVNVPLMIMRGDGGVMEITEMKKRPVLTMLSGPAASVMGSLMYLRASNGVYFEVGGTTTNIGVIKNGRPAIDYSVVGGHSTYISSLDVQVLGVAGGSMVRADKNGIIDVGPRSAHIAGLDYSVFTDPEKINGPQVEFFSPKSGDPSDYVAIKLENGERVTITNSCAANVLGIVKPEHFSYGKVEAAKKAMQALADYCGTTTEDIAKQIMEKSYAKIEPVILSLAEKYKLEKDQISLVGVGGGAASLIIYFAEKMGVKYSIPENAEVISSIGVALAMVRDVVERIIPSPSKDDIRAIKMEAMNKAIESGATAESVEIHIDIDAQTNKVTAIATGSTEVKTTDLLKECDEEEALELAANDMRISIDQVQLLEKTKYFYVYGEKTSSSENPGAIRILDTKGFIKVQRSRALAIKTTAEEYINAVKKLWEDMAVYKTELIARPDFYLCIGARVMDFTANDYEQLELLMDIEVSTLEPDEELIVVAANINQK; translated from the coding sequence ATGGGAAGAAAAGTTAGAATGGGTATTGATGTAGGGGGAACTCACACAAAGGCTGTTGCTATTGATAATGAAACCCATGATATTATAGGAAAATCATCGGTGAAAACCACTCATGATGACAGAAGAGGAGTAGCAGCGGGGGTTGTAAAATGTTTCGAAAACTGCTTAACTGAAAATGATATAAAACCAGAAGATGTTATATTTGTTGCTCATAGTACAACACAGGCAACCAATGCACTTATTGAAGGAGATGTTGCCAAGGTAGGTATTGTCGGTATGGCAAAAGGTGGTTTTGAAGGCTTCTTAGCAAAAAAGCAAACAAAATTAAATAATATAGATTTAGGAAATGGAAAAGAAATTAAAATCATTAACAGTTTTATGAAAACAAAAGGGCTTAACGAAGAATCTGTGAAGCAAGTAATTGATGATATTACAAATCAGGGAGCGCAGGTAGTGGTTTCTTCCATGGCTTTTGGCGTAGACGATGGAAGACCTGAAAAAATAGTTTATGAAGTAGCAGATAAAAAGGGAATTCCGACTACCATGGCTTCAGATATTACAAAGCTTTATGGATTAACAAGAAGAACAAGAACAGCCGCAATTAATGCAAGTATTCTTCCCAAAATGTTAGATACAGCTAATTCAACAGAAAGTTCAGTAAGAGAAGCAGGTGTTAACGTTCCTCTGATGATAATGAGAGGGGATGGAGGTGTTATGGAAATTACTGAAATGAAAAAACGTCCTGTCCTAACTATGCTTTCTGGGCCAGCAGCCTCTGTTATGGGATCTTTAATGTATCTAAGAGCTTCAAATGGTGTATATTTCGAAGTAGGTGGGACAACTACTAATATAGGAGTTATTAAAAATGGACGACCTGCTATTGATTATTCTGTCGTAGGAGGACATTCTACTTATATTAGTTCTTTAGATGTACAAGTTCTTGGTGTGGCTGGAGGTTCTATGGTTCGTGCAGATAAAAACGGAATCATAGATGTTGGACCAAGATCGGCTCATATAGCAGGATTGGACTATTCAGTATTTACAGATCCAGAGAAAATTAATGGACCACAGGTAGAATTCTTCTCTCCAAAGTCTGGAGATCCATCAGATTATGTAGCAATAAAGCTAGAAAATGGGGAGAGAGTTACCATAACAAATTCTTGTGCAGCTAATGTTCTTGGAATAGTTAAGCCTGAACATTTTTCGTATGGTAAAGTGGAGGCTGCTAAGAAAGCCATGCAGGCATTGGCTGATTATTGCGGAACAACTACTGAAGATATTGCAAAGCAGATAATGGAAAAATCTTATGCAAAAATTGAGCCAGTAATTTTATCTCTTGCAGAAAAGTATAAATTAGAGAAAGATCAAATTTCCTTAGTTGGTGTTGGGGGAGGTGCAGCATCTTTAATTATATATTTTGCAGAAAAAATGGGAGTGAAGTATAGTATTCCTGAAAATGCAGAAGTTATTTCTTCAATTGGTGTAGCATTAGCCATGGTAAGAGACGTGGTAGAGCGTATTATTCCTTCACCTTCGAAAGATGATATTCGTGCAATTAAGATGGAGGCCATGAATAAAGCAATAGAAAGTGGAGCTACAGCAGAAAGTGTGGAAATACATATTGATATTGATGCACAGACCAACAAAGTAACAGCTATAGCAACTGGTTCGACAGAAGTAAAAACAACAGATCTATTAAAAGAATGTGATGAAGAGGAAGCTCTGGAGCTTGCCGCAAATGATATGCGTATTTCAATAGACCAAGTACAACTTTTAGAGAAGACTAAATATTTTTATGTCTATGGGGAGAAAACTTCAAGTTCTGAAAATCCAGGAGCTATACGTATTTTAGATACTAAGGGCTTTATTAAGGTTCAAAGAAGCCGCGCCTTAGCAATAAAAACGACAGCAGAAGAATATATAAATGCTGTTAAGAAATTATGGGAAGATATGGCTGTATATAAGACAGAACTTATTGCAAGACCAGATTTTTATCTATGTATAGGTGCTCGTGTAATGGACTTTACTGCAAATGATTATGAACAGCTAGAGTTATTAATGGATATAGAAGTGTCTACTCTTGAGCCGGATGAAGAACTTATTGTAGTAGCTGCAAATATTAATCAGAAATAA
- a CDS encoding SLC13 family permease — protein sequence MSVLWVALALIGNVISENPAMKGQTFIDVLTNVFQTGPENYGKSILVNIFFGAFFGRVLIDTGIASTLIRKVVELGGDKPRITMALLCIVTSIIFTSMTGIGPVISIAVIVLPIMLSLGIPSPIALFSFVGSIMAGIFANIVNFKQISSYICCCK from the coding sequence ATGTCTGTGCTCTGGGTGGCACTCGCACTTATTGGAAACGTTATCTCGGAAAACCCTGCGATGAAGGGACAAACGTTTATCGATGTTCTTACGAATGTCTTTCAAACAGGTCCTGAAAATTACGGTAAATCAATTCTCGTTAACATATTCTTCGGTGCTTTCTTTGGAAGAGTGTTAATTGATACAGGAATTGCATCAACTTTAATTCGTAAAGTAGTTGAACTTGGTGGTGATAAACCAAGAATAACTATGGCACTTTTGTGCATTGTTACTTCGATTATTTTCACATCTATGACAGGAATTGGACCAGTTATTTCTATTGCTGTAATCGTATTACCTATTATGCTATCACTAGGTATTCCATCACCTATAGCTCTGTTTTCGTTTGTAGGGTCTATTATGGCTGGTATTTTTGCTAATATTGTTAACTTTAAACAAATATCAAGCTATATTTGCTGCTGCAAATAA
- a CDS encoding SDR family NAD(P)-dependent oxidoreductase, translating to MNTQQIIVITGATSGLGKLVAIELAKRGSHLVLTARNKERAEITRKMLEDINPKAKIDFFFGDLSIMKDVRRIGQEIRAAYPKIDVLINNAGLHAFEQRVTSEGFSEMIAVNYLAPWLLTNILQDSLIKLGNARIVNVASEASRNHGELKLPEDLIDTSNFTNRGSSLIYGKTKLLNIMFNEKLARQLSGTGVTVNALNPGFNVTGLGRELWFATVLERILKLLHIGDPHKGAEIILRLAIDHQYNGVTGGYFNVGTGKAIVPIYPGNDELMQNKLWNETKVLLQQKGFIE from the coding sequence ATGAATACACAGCAAATTATCGTTATTACTGGCGCTACTAGTGGACTTGGAAAATTGGTTGCAATTGAATTAGCAAAGCGAGGTTCACATTTAGTATTAACGGCGAGAAACAAGGAACGAGCTGAGATAACTAGAAAAATGTTAGAAGATATAAATCCTAAAGCTAAAATTGACTTTTTCTTTGGAGATTTATCAATTATGAAAGATGTAAGAAGAATTGGGCAGGAAATTAGAGCAGCATATCCCAAGATTGATGTATTGATAAATAATGCAGGATTACATGCATTTGAGCAGCGTGTAACCTCAGAAGGTTTTTCAGAAATGATAGCAGTTAATTATTTAGCTCCATGGCTGCTTACTAATATATTGCAGGATTCTTTAATAAAGTTAGGAAATGCACGAATTGTAAATGTTGCTTCTGAGGCATCACGTAATCATGGTGAGCTTAAGCTGCCGGAAGATTTAATAGATACATCTAATTTTACGAATAGAGGTTCATCTTTGATTTATGGGAAAACCAAATTGTTAAATATTATGTTCAATGAGAAATTAGCACGACAACTTTCAGGAACAGGGGTTACAGTTAATGCACTTAATCCAGGTTTTAATGTTACCGGCTTAGGGAGAGAACTTTGGTTTGCTACTGTGCTTGAACGGATATTGAAATTATTACACATTGGAGATCCGCATAAAGGTGCAGAGATTATTCTTCGTTTAGCTATAGATCACCAATATAATGGTGTAACTGGTGGATATTTTAATGTTGGAACAGGTAAAGCTATTGTTCCTATATATCCTGGTAATGATGAGCTCATGCAAAACAAATTGTGGAATGAAACTAAGGTATTATTGCAACAAAAAGGCTTTATAGAATAA
- a CDS encoding MarR family transcriptional regulator, giving the protein MKDYNNCENNERIILEQQLGEQLNALISAAHALNVRTAESFDSTLQPASFLIVRWLFSFGPASATVLAESTAMDRSSVSRLLSQLKQLNYVKSEPSPNDRRGVLLSLTELGKQKTIGALKEKESAFYDRISKWDDYKLEKFVKMLKDFNGYD; this is encoded by the coding sequence ATGAAAGATTATAATAATTGTGAAAATAATGAACGAATTATATTAGAACAACAATTGGGTGAACAGCTAAATGCGTTGATTAGTGCTGCCCATGCTCTCAACGTCAGAACTGCAGAAAGTTTTGATTCCACATTACAACCCGCTTCTTTCCTAATTGTCCGTTGGCTTTTTTCATTTGGACCAGCAAGTGCCACAGTTTTAGCAGAATCAACAGCTATGGATCGCAGTTCTGTTAGTCGTCTTTTAAGCCAATTGAAACAATTAAACTATGTAAAAAGTGAACCTTCTCCTAATGATCGTCGTGGTGTACTTTTATCATTAACAGAACTTGGTAAACAAAAAACTATAGGTGCTTTAAAAGAAAAGGAATCTGCTTTTTATGACCGTATTTCCAAATGGGACGATTACAAGCTTGAAAAATTTGTTAAAATGCTTAAAGATTTTAACGGTTATGACTAA
- a CDS encoding CD3324 family protein: MKYAKAQDVLPEEIIEIIQKYVDGKYLYVPRKEENHKAWGEKSGIKNNLKVRNNEIYKKYTDGTTINELTQKYYLSEKSIRRIISQEKLIGS, translated from the coding sequence ATGAAGTATGCTAAAGCACAAGATGTGTTACCAGAAGAAATTATTGAAATAATACAGAAATATGTAGATGGAAAATATCTTTATGTACCCAGAAAAGAGGAAAATCATAAGGCCTGGGGAGAGAAGAGTGGTATAAAAAATAATCTTAAGGTAAGAAATAATGAGATTTACAAAAAGTACACTGATGGAACTACTATTAATGAACTAACTCAAAAATATTACCTATCCGAAAAAAGTATAAGAAGGATAATAAGTCAGGAGAAACTCATAGGCTCATAA
- a CDS encoding elongation factor G-binding protein: MKAFIKKHKYNYIKKCLYDLNNAYNSSVDDNIIQATKLYINEKILNIFKDLSEEEKTLLDITKINNPLYIDEYLAKLDEYVYGMPKVPNAHINKLFKKEKKLKLPNIDVQDSKNVYLGWIDESTQKLFVAYNMNEKLIGMTCKITNSASNNSHMCVLCNNIGRENDVAFVSAVCKTSNSGEGAYKSIGFDICLDSKKCNDRISSIEKLEKILKEVNNMK; this comes from the coding sequence ATGAAAGCTTTTATAAAAAAACATAAATATAATTATATAAAAAAGTGTTTATATGATTTAAATAACGCTTATAATAGTTCTGTAGATGATAATATTATTCAAGCTACTAAATTATATATTAATGAAAAAATATTAAATATATTTAAAGATTTATCTGAAGAAGAAAAGACTTTACTTGATATTACAAAAATAAACAATCCCCTATATATTGATGAATATTTAGCTAAACTTGATGAGTATGTCTATGGAATGCCAAAAGTTCCAAATGCTCATATTAATAAACTGTTTAAAAAGGAAAAGAAGCTAAAATTACCAAACATTGATGTACAAGATTCCAAAAATGTATACTTAGGCTGGATTGATGAATCTACACAAAAGTTATTTGTTGCTTATAATATGAACGAAAAACTCATAGGTATGACTTGTAAAATCACAAATTCAGCTTCTAATAATTCTCACATGTGTGTTCTTTGCAATAATATAGGACGTGAAAATGATGTTGCCTTTGTTTCAGCTGTCTGTAAAACATCCAATTCCGGAGAAGGAGCCTATAAATCAATAGGTTTTGATATATGTTTAGATAGCAAAAAATGTAATGACCGAATTTCATCTATTGAAAAACTCGAAAAAATTCTAAAAGAAGTTAATAACATGAAGTAA
- a CDS encoding DHA2 family efflux MFS transporter permease subunit, translating to MENKEEGSSKWLIMSAVVMAVFMSSLNTSVVNLSITKMMQTFNVSIDQIQWVISSYTLTLGVIIPSTGYFGDKFGMKKVFVTSLILFTLGSLMCGISWNETSIIVARIVQGIGGAFIISLGMTILITTFDKSEIGIVIGLMGMCVMAAPALGPTLGGYIIQNFNWRVVFFINIPIGVIATIMAILIFKESGNKSTKKFDIIGFLTSSIGMSCVLYVLGQSDIDWSDIKNIMLMIIGCYSLIMFIVNELLIEEPMLDLRLLKNYTFCMSNIIMNVAILALYGGVFLMPIFLQQIKGLDSLSAGLILFPEAIATAISMNVYGKFGNKIDIRIFAVAALILIGFNSYSMSKITLDTSNSTITILLMIRGFGVGFLMAPVQAIGFSGLPKAAMADASALMNTVKQIGTSIGITVITSIMQHRNVIDYSNLAAQVTSFNENSMKLYKMIQGVLIKSGISVSNAKGIALTKIFGEVAVKAELQALNDTMFVISIITAIVIIPTLLLKQGKQEEKPEAE from the coding sequence ATGGAAAATAAAGAAGAAGGCTCATCTAAATGGCTTATAATGAGTGCAGTAGTTATGGCAGTATTTATGTCAAGTTTGAATACAAGCGTTGTTAATCTCTCTATTACAAAAATGATGCAGACCTTCAATGTATCCATTGACCAAATACAATGGGTTATTAGTTCATATACTCTCACATTAGGAGTTATTATTCCTTCAACAGGGTATTTTGGTGATAAATTTGGTATGAAAAAAGTATTTGTTACTTCATTGATACTATTTACCTTAGGTTCATTAATGTGTGGAATTTCGTGGAATGAAACTAGTATAATAGTTGCAAGGATAGTTCAGGGGATTGGGGGAGCCTTTATTATATCTCTTGGTATGACAATATTAATAACAACTTTTGATAAAAGTGAAATAGGAATTGTCATAGGGCTTATGGGTATGTGTGTAATGGCAGCTCCAGCCTTAGGACCAACATTAGGGGGATATATTATTCAAAATTTTAATTGGAGAGTTGTTTTCTTTATAAATATTCCAATTGGAGTAATCGCTACAATAATGGCTATCTTAATATTTAAGGAATCAGGGAATAAGTCTACAAAGAAATTTGATATTATTGGATTTTTGACATCAAGTATAGGAATGTCATGTGTTCTTTACGTACTTGGACAAAGCGACATAGACTGGAGCGATATTAAAAATATTATGCTTATGATTATTGGATGTTATAGTCTTATAATGTTTATAGTGAATGAATTGCTAATTGAAGAACCTATGCTTGATTTAAGGCTTTTGAAAAATTATACTTTTTGCATGAGTAATATTATTATGAACGTTGCAATATTAGCCCTTTATGGCGGTGTGTTTTTAATGCCTATATTTCTTCAACAAATTAAAGGACTTGATTCATTGAGTGCAGGGCTTATATTATTCCCTGAAGCCATAGCAACTGCTATTTCAATGAATGTTTATGGTAAGTTTGGAAATAAAATTGATATAAGAATATTTGCTGTAGCTGCATTAATTTTAATAGGTTTTAATAGTTATAGCATGTCAAAAATAACCCTAGATACTTCAAATTCAACTATTACGATTTTATTAATGATTAGAGGTTTTGGAGTAGGATTTCTTATGGCACCAGTTCAAGCCATAGGTTTTAGCGGATTACCTAAAGCGGCAATGGCAGATGCTTCAGCTTTAATGAATACGGTAAAACAAATAGGAACATCTATAGGCATTACAGTTATTACAAGCATTATGCAACATAGAAATGTAATTGATTATTCTAACTTAGCAGCACAAGTAACTTCGTTTAATGAAAATAGTATGAAGCTATATAAAATGATTCAGGGTGTTCTTATTAAAAGCGGGATATCTGTTAGTAATGCAAAGGGGATAGCTTTAACAAAGATTTTTGGAGAGGTTGCAGTTAAGGCAGAACTTCAAGCTCTTAATGATACCATGTTTGTTATTTCAATAATTACTGCTATAGTAATTATTCCAACACTTTTGTTAAAGCAAGGGAAGCAAGAAGAAAAGCCTGAAGCAGAATAA
- a CDS encoding HlyD family efflux transporter periplasmic adaptor subunit, which produces MKGKRKIIILCIFAAMLITLSGVGLYYWYENEYFVSTEDAQVAGDFIDITPQVSGNLLEFNAEEGDTLTKDQIVGRMDDDGITDANVNKSLLRAPISGLVIKKEAESGEFTSAGSTLAVMVDPQKLYITANIEETEVKKLKPGQNVDIKIDEFDGQAFQGKVESIGKASNSAFSLLPSSSSGTFTKVVQKVPVKIELENINESILPGTNAYIKIHVK; this is translated from the coding sequence ATGAAAGGAAAACGTAAAATAATAATTTTGTGCATATTTGCTGCTATGTTAATAACACTTAGCGGAGTTGGACTTTATTATTGGTATGAAAATGAATACTTTGTTTCAACCGAAGATGCGCAGGTAGCTGGTGATTTTATAGATATAACGCCGCAAGTTTCAGGGAACCTTTTGGAATTTAATGCAGAAGAAGGAGATACTTTAACTAAAGATCAAATTGTTGGCCGCATGGATGACGATGGAATAACTGATGCAAATGTTAACAAATCTTTGCTTAGAGCACCAATCAGTGGTTTGGTCATAAAAAAAGAAGCAGAGAGCGGTGAATTTACTTCTGCTGGATCTACACTAGCAGTGATGGTTGATCCACAAAAACTTTATATTACAGCAAATATTGAAGAAACAGAGGTAAAAAAATTAAAGCCAGGGCAAAATGTAGATATAAAAATAGATGAATTTGATGGGCAGGCATTTCAAGGGAAAGTAGAATCTATAGGAAAAGCTTCAAACTCGGCATTTTCACTTCTCCCATCTTCTTCAAGCGGAACTTTCACAAAAGTAGTTCAAAAAGTACCCGTAAAAATTGAACTTGAAAATATAAATGAGAGTATTCTGCCGGGTACAAATGCATATATAAAAATTCATGTTAAGTAG